ataagagatgttttctttttgatcaatcaataaaaaaaaatgcaaatgataaatttataactgaaaattttgttgttatgAAGTTCAATgatgatatataaaaaaaaaaaaaatgcattggaTGTCTTAATGACTGTGTAGATGGAACCAAATGTTGGTGATAAGGATCTTGTTGAAGAGCCAAAAGAGGGAATGTCATTTTCCTCAGTTGAGGAAGTAAGGACATACTATACTAAGTATGCAAAACAAGTTGGTTTCGGAGTGACAAAGCGAAGTTCCAAAGTCGGAGATGATGGAAAAGTAAGATATTTCACCCTTGCTTGTGTCCGTCAAGGCACTTCTACGAGCACATCGTCGAATATTCTTAAACCGAGACCGATGGAACACAATGGATATAAAGCAAAAATCAATGTGATATTGGGTTCTGAAGGTGAATTTTGCTTGACCCATGTTGTCCTTGAGCACACTCATACTCTCAGTCCTGGAAAAGCAAGATATATTAGATGTCATAAGAGATTGGATGAGCCAATGAAGAGAAGATTAGAATACAATGATATGGTTGGCATTCAATTGAGCAAGAATTACAATTCTTGCGTCGTTGAGGTAGGAGGGTATGAGAATTTGACGTTTGGAGAAAGAGATGCACGTAATTACATACGTGAGGTTAGATTACTTCGGCTTGGGTTAGGAGGAGCCGAAGCATTACAAAACTACTTTGCTCGTATGCAGGCACAAAATGATGGTTTCTATTATGTCATGGACGTTGACAATGAAACCAGACTACGCAATGTATTTTGGGCGGATGCACGTAGCAGAGTTGCATACAAGTCGTTTGGTGATGTTATAACTTTCGATACGACGTACTTGACCAATGCATACAAAATGCCATTCGCTCCTTTTGTGGGCGTTAATCATCATGGTCAATCAATTCTTTTTGGATGTGGCTTGATTTCTAGGGAGGACACAGATACATTTGTATGGTTATTTGAGTCATGGCTTAAGTGCATGAATGGTTGCGCTCCATAAGCCATTATAACAGACCAAGATAAAGCTATGCAAAATGCAATTGCTAAGGTGTTCCCTAAATCTCGACACCGGTTTTGCTTGTGGCATATAATGAAAAAAGTTCCCGAAAAATTTGGATCACACAGTCAATATGATGGCATCAAAAGTCAGCTACACAGGTATTTATTTTCCATGATTAGTTCTTGAATGAATGTTGTGTTATCTCCTTCAATTATTAtgggaaataatattttttatttgaatttttcacATAGGTGTGTTTATGACACATTGACTCCTGATGAATTTGAGTGCTGTTGGCTACAATTTCTTGATAATTTTGATCTACATGATAATCCTTGGCTTGAATGGCTATATTCTGAGCGTCATCTTTGGGTGCCAGCGTATGTGAGGAACAAATTTTGGGCAGGAATGTCAAGTACCCAAAGAAGCGAGGGGATGAATGCGTTCTTTGATGATGATGTAAATTCAAAGACAACACTAAAACAGTTTGTAGATCAGTATGATAATGCACTTAGGCGCAAGATTGAGAATGAGCTTGCAGTTGACTTCAGTTCATTCCACACACAAATTCCGTGCATAACTTTTTATGGCATTGAGCGGCAGTTCCAAGCAGCGTatacaaatgaaaaatttaaagaagagTTAAGAGGGTTGATTTATTATTGCGCATCAATGATTCGAAGTGAAAGAGGGATGTTTACATATCATGTGGCCGACGAGATCCAAGTTATGGATGAGTTTAGGAAAAGTACAAAATATGTTGTTGAGTTTAACGAGGAAGAGTGTGAAGTGAGTTGCACATGTCAGTTATTTGCTTTTAAGGGAATTTTGTGTAGACATGTCATCCGTGTGTTAACACTCCATAACAAAGAAGAGCTACCTGCAAAATACTTTCTTGATAGGTGGAGGAAGGACATGAAACGAGATTACACGCTTGTCCGAAGTAGCCGCGATAATCTGAGTCATAGTCCAAATGCACACCGAATTAATAAATTGAACAATGCTTTTTATGAGATTTCTTCAATTGCAGGCACCTCAGATGAAGGTTGTGCAAAGTTAATGACTCAGTTAAGTAAGTTGAAGTTAGAGTGGGTTGACATCCAGCCAGTGTGTGATAATCATTCAATTGAGTCATTAAGGGTGACAAAAGGGtttgataaattaaaaagtcATGTAGCTGCACATAGTAAAGGTAGGCCAATTTCTAAGAGGAAACAGTCCACGGCTAAGAAGGCAGTGAATAGGTTGAAAGCAAGGAAGACTCAACGAGCTCAGGTAAGTCAGGTAGTTTaggtattttgtatttttaaatttaattttgtaacCTATTGATATTAACTATACATCTTGAAATTATGAACAGCAGAATAGGcgtataaatagaacagctgtAGGAGATTTTGGCTCACCTAGCTTGGCGGAGCGTGACTTTCCTATAGCCTCGACTGCTCAATCGACTGTGGTACTGCTCAATCAACTGTGGTATTGTTTGCAAGTATTGTTTATATAAGGTGATTCTTTGACGATATTAATTATGGATTTCTTCTATATTCTTGGTAGGTACAACCATCTTTTCAACATTTAGACGATGATATCTCTTATTGTATTCCTACATATCAAGATGTAGACGTCGATATCCGTACGTATTATATCGTAACACTGATTTATGCTGAATTTAAATATTATCcaaaataatacattcatatatTGGTTTAACCATATAACTAATGCAGGTTTGGGATAGTAGATCAATTCTTTAGCTATATTGGCCAGGCCTTAATATGGCAGACTAAGTATAAGATACaaggtatatatattaaaatgtttGATAGCATAAATTTGTTGAGTTTTGTCAAGGATAGTGATGAATTGCACAGTGGCAGTTTTGTGCTCATTTGTTGAATTGTGGGAATTTTTGCATAAGAAAGAATGATTAAGGGCTTGCTTTTAAACTTGGTAGATACAACCATCTTTTCAACTTTTTGTTATCACGATAGGTTTtgcattcttttattattaattggaagaatgatagtagttttggtaatttttaaaaaatgggtaCCAAATTCATGAATTTTGATTGTAAAATTTGAGGAGCTTTAAAAAGCCAAGtgattgtttttaaattttttcttttttctgtttacTACAGGATGAGATATTGCATGATGAGAGTGTTGTGATTTTACAATTTTGTGTATATGTTTTAGTTAATTGGGAGATGAAAGCAGCTAAAGGAAAGGAAGTTTGACAAGGCAAAGCTGGAGTGTTGATTTTGGGAGTCTGGGACTCCAAATTATTTTGAGTATTTGTAACAATTTGGTGAAAATTTGGGTATAACCAATCACTTGAAAAATTAACCATTTTGTAACTATGCTTTTAATGTTGATAATGTTATActaacaattatatattattgcTGATGTTATCTGCATATGATTGCATTGCATGATATGCAACAGTGCACGTACTCACccaaaagaaatttattatgctacccataaaattatgaaatgatTTAGTCCAAAATCTTCTAAATATGAATTACTGGTTTTGGAGAACATCTTGCTGCATGTACATTCTAGGTTCTTGAGGTGTGAACAACGTGAAATATTCTAGTCGTTAGCCACCCACTATCTTGGATGGTcaaatcttgattttttttatttttatttttatctttattgtTCTTTTGATGACAAAAGAATTCAATTCACATCGTATAGCACTTCGTATGACAAAAGAATTCTGATCACATCGTATCATCATATATAGCACATGTTGCCTAATTTGGTTGTGAATATTTCTGGGTTCTTTACACTTCCCatctttttctcctcctctgGGATTCTCCCTTCTCCTaaaccaaaaactaaaaaaaaaataaaaaaatcttgctTCACAACGTGGAATATTCACAACCCACATTTTATAACTTCCAAGCAATTGACATGGGTGAAATTGGAAAACATTGCTGTTAAAAACAGAATAATTGGGGAAGCCtaaaggaagatgaagatgaaatttTGAGGCATGTGCTTCCAAGTGAATATTGTCAAGTACTCTAATGTGTCAAATACAAAGGCACGTTGAGAAGTTTACTTTCCTCCATAATATTACTCAAGTTTAGAATTTATTGTACATATCCACCATGTTGAGGATTGAATAAGAACTGAATCTTTATTTCTTAGTAATGACAAAAACAATCACACCTCATACATTGTAATCGTATACATTTAAATACAGAGATTAGAGAGTCTATTCTAGGAAACTTAGCTAAGAGTAAGGCTGTACAAAAACAGAGAATAAACTTGCTATAATTTGTGAGCTGATAGAGGCATGATCCTCGGCTAtttatttgattgattttccttgACTTGATTTGTGGGATCTTCCCTTATATGCCCCCTCAAGATAGGGCTTCCATCGGTAAGTCCAATCTTGACTCTGAGTAGTTGCATGCGCTGCCTGGACAGTGGTTTTGTGAGAAGATCTGCAAGTTGGTCTTGAGTATTAACATGATGAACTTGGAGTGTGCCTTTTTGAACCATATCACGCACAaagtgaaggtcaatctagatGTGCTTCATTCGAGAGTGTTGGACAGGATTGAAGCTCAGTTGGGTAGCTCCCAAGTTGTCACAGAGCAGCTTTGGTGCTGAGGGTAGTGGAAAACCGAGTtcttgaaaaaaagaaatgagccAAAGAGTTTCTGATGCTGCATTAGCTAGAGTGCGATACTCAGCCTCGGTGGAGGATCTAGCAACTGCCCTTTGTTTTTTTGAGCTCCAGGAAATTGGATTTGGACCAAGGAAGCTAATGTAGGCAGATGTTGAGGTTCTATCATCAAGGTTACTTGCCCAGTCTGCATCCGTGTAGGTAGTAAGAGCTGAACTGCTGGTTTTTTTGATGTGGAGGCCATGAAAAATTGTTTGTTTCAAGTAATGTAGAAGACGTTTTGCAGCTGTCCAGTGAGTTTCAGTGGGTTTATGCATGAATTGAGAGAGTTTATTCACTGCAAATGAAAAGTCTGGCCTAGTAAGAGACAAATATTGAAGAGCCCCTATGACACTCCTGAATTGGGTACTATCCACTGAACTTGTACCATCAACGAGTTTTAAAACTGTGGTGGTGGACAAGGGTGTCGATACATCTTTTGCACCTAGCATGTGCTGCTTGGACAGAACCTCTCTAATGTATTTATGCTGAGACAAAAAAAGGCCAGACTTTGTAGGTATGACTTCCATGCCTAAGAAATAATGGAGCTGTCCCATGTCTTTCAAAGAGAAGCAATTTCCAAGTTTTTCAATTACCGAGCCAACAAAAGTGATAACACTCCCAGTTATGACCAAGTCATCAACGTAGACTAGCAAAAAACAGATGACAGAGCTTGATTTGTAAATGAAAAGTGAAGAATCAGCTTTGGAGTTTACAAATCCAAGCTCCAAAATAGTTTGCTTTAAAGCTGAATACCAGGCTCTTGGTGCCTGTTTGAGGCCATAAATTGCCCTTTTCAGGCGACAGACATGATGAGGTTTGTTCTCATCCTTGAATCCCAGAGGTTGTAACATATAAACATTTTCAGTCAACATGCCATGCAAAAAAGCATTGTTGATGTCAAGTTGTCTTAGAGTCCACCCCTGCATGACAGCAATGGTTAAAACAGTTCTTATTGTAGCAGGTTTCACAACAGGACTAAATGTCTCCTTGTAGTCCAAACCGGGTCTCTGGTTGTAGCCTTTCGCAACAAGTCTCGCTTTAAAGCGATCAACTGACCCGTCAGCAAGCCTTTTTACGCGAAATACCCATTTACAGCCCACGGGTGTACAGGGTGAAGGAGGTGGAACTAATTCCCAGGTTCCATGCCTCATTAATGCCGTGAGTTCCTCAGACATTGCATTCCTCCATTTCGGGTCACAGAGAGCTTGTTTCACACAAGTTGGCTCAATAGTTGATTGAATGGGATGTTTGGTGACCGAGTGAAATTGTTTGGGTTTGTGAATATTATTCATGGAGCGTGTGGTCATGGTGTGGGTTCGGTTGGGTTCAATAGAGGGATTATTGGGTTCGGATTCAACATTACAATCATGAATAACAGTATTAGGTAAGACAATAGAGTGAGTGGACTCATCCATGTGTGACTCGTGTGGTGCGATGAAATCAGAGGAAggtaaattgagaaaattagaAGAGGAGGGATTAGGGCAATTACCTGAGGGTGCAGGTGAAGGCGGTGTGCTCACGGACTGAACTGGTGGTGGTCGCGACAGAGGAAGCACCGTGATGACCGGAGCAGGAGACTTGGACGACATGCTGGAAGCTGGGGTTTCGATAGGGCTTCAGGTTTCATCAAAGAGGACGTGCCGTGAGATGTACAGACGTTTGGAGGAAAGATCAAGACACTTGTACGCGTTTTGGGTTTGGGAGTAGCCCAGAAACAGACACGGCAGGGATTTGGGCTGAAGCTTGTTTGAGTTATAGGGCCGGGTTAAGGGAAAACACAAACAGctgaattttcttaatttaagaTAGTTGGGATTTTGTTGAAATAAAGCTTGAAATGGTGACTTATTTTTCAACAAAGGAGTTGGTTGTCTGTTAATGAGATAAACAGCGGTTTGAAAAGCATGAGGCCAATAAATTGAAGAAAGAGAGGCATCTTGTAATAGTGTAAGACCCGTTTCAACAAGATGTCTATGACGACGTTCGgaaaccccattttgttgaggggtatGTGGAGCAGTGGTATAGTGACTAATTCCATGgatggaaaaatatttttttagtgctATAAATTCGCCACCATATCAGAGTAAAcacttttgatttttctttggaaataattttccaCAAGATGTTTAAATTGTGGAAAAATAGTGCTTACTCCGGATTTGTTTGTCAAAGGATAGAACCACATGTATTTGGTAAAGCGATCAACAAGAATCAAATAATACCGTGAACCATCAATACCAATTGTAGGTGAGGGACCCCAAACATCCGTATAAATGAGATCAAGAGGTGCATTGCTTATGAAACTATTTGAATGAAAGGGTTGTTGATGTGCTTTATTCATAGAACAAGAAATGCAAATGGGAGACACTTGGTCTTTTTTtattggaagagaaaaagattTGATGAGTTGATGGACAATTTTCTGTGATGGATGCCCAAGTCTCTTGTGCCACCCATCAATTGATGTCCGCTCGTGCACATTTGCAACCATGTTGGAAGGGGATCACACCAATGAGTTCGGGAGAGTATAAACACCGTTTTCACATGCACCCTTGAGTAGAGTCGCCCCCGTGATCTGGTCCTTGACAAGAAAATAGTTGGgatgaaattcaagaaaaacttTATTTTGGGTGGTGAAATGatgaacagaaattaaattCTTACGAATACTTGGAACACAAagtgtatcatttaaataaaaggtACGTGTTGGGGATTGAAAAACTAAAGAGCCAATGTGTGAGACACGCAAACCTAAACCGTCACCTATTACCACTTCATCCGTCCCGTCATATTCCGAGTGCACTGATAAGTTGGCTAGATCACCCGTAATGTTATGGGAGGCAGCAGAATCAATTAGCCATTTAGAATCCTGCTGTTGAGAACTAGAGACACAATTTGCAGTGGCTACAGAAAATGTCACTCTCTGGCAGTTTTTTGCAATATGGCCCAGCTGGTCACAAAATTGACATTTGGGCTGGTACTTGCGCTGCCCATTGGACCGACCCGGGTTGGGGCTCCTTTTATTATCACGCGGGCCGTAATGAGAGCGTGAGTGGGCCGAAGAGCCTTTAGAGGCTTGCGGCTTATGTGCACTCCTGGAGGAGTTTCCAGTGCTTCCATTTGAGGAAGACGAACCAGAGCTTCGGTTCGTATAGTTCGCCGTGGCAAGCAGCTGCTGTGTGGATGCTTCAAGGCGGCGAAGATAGGCCTCATGACCCACGAGTAAATCGTGGAGTTCCTCAAATGTGAGAGATTTCTCTCGAGCCCTAATCGGCGCAGCGATTTCACGATAATCAGAGCCGAGTCCATTGAGGATGTATAAAGTGAGGTCATCATCAGAAATGGGATGATCAATGAGGGCAATTTCATCCGCAAGGGACTTCACAAGGTGTAGGTATTCTTGAATTGGTTGATTGCCCCTTTTTAACAGAGTAATTTCTTCTTTGAGTTGCATAGCCCTGGTTCGGGATTTACAAGCATAAAGGGTGTTGAGTTTTTTCCAGGCTTCTTGAGATGTTTTGGCAGCGGAAATTAGAGGGGTGATGGTGGTTGTGGTGGAGGCAAGGATGGCACTGAGAATGAGCTTATCCTGCCTTACCCAATGTGTTTTCTGAAGGGAGGATGTAGGATTATCGGCTAGGGGAGGGCAAGGTTTATCTCCAGTGACGTAGTCGAGGAGATTATACCCAATAAGAAGAGCTTCAAATTGGGCACGCCACTGTGGGAAAGTGGAGGGGGTGAGTTTGTCATTGATTTGGGTAGAAATATTCAGGGCAATCAAGGGAGTTTCTGTGGAGGGTGGGGGATTGTGGGTAGGGATCGAATTCTCGTGAGAGGACTACTCTCCTGATACCATGTTGAGGATTGAATAAGAACTGAATCTTTATTTCTTAGTAATGACAAAAACAATCACACCTCATACATTGTAATCGtatacatttaaatacaaagattaGAGAGTCTATTCTAGGAAACTTAGCTAAGAGTAAGGCTGTACAAAAACAGAGAATAAACTTGCTATAATTTGTGAGCTGATAGAGGCATGATCCTCGGCTAtttatttgattgattttccttgACTTGATTTGTGGGATCTTCCCTTATACACCAAGTCAACCAAAAGGAATTACTTATcccaatcaataaaaaatttcacataTAAAATGGTGGCTGCCCCCTGGAAGACGATAATTTTCAGTCCTCATTCCGATTTACATCGATATCGCTAACCACAACTCCGTATAGGTCCAATTGTGCCCCAGCGAAGCTATCTGATTGTGTTCCATTCACCTCAACCACCTGtgcacatatataaatatttatcaatattttagaacaataaaaatgatttttcattaattttataaaatacagTATACAACAATCAAGTAATCATCCTAGAAGAAAAATCGTAGAGGGAAATTTTGGGGCTTATTTGGTGGCTCAGAAGGGTGGTCAACTGTGCGGTGAGGCGGCAGACTCGGTGTGATTTCGCCTAAATCTCCCAAACCACCGAAACCATAGACAGATACAAACACACagagagttagagagagagagagaagaaggagaGGGGAGAGTTAGACGGTAACCTCACCTTCGAAGGCGCTGTTGAACGGTGGAGGAGCGACCGGCTTGGGAGTGACGCCAGGGCTcttgtcagagagagagagagagagagagatagtatGAGATATTGGTTTTCAATGGCGCCGTTCATCACTATCGGCAGTTCTGAGAGGAAAGAATTCGACAGTTCTGGGATGAACGATTCTTGCTAGTATGAGATATGAgagtttttaaatttcaaaatgaaaacTGTGAAGATGAAGTCTGAAATGGTGATTCAAAAATTGAAAGGGGCACAATTTACGGAAAATACATCATGACAGAAAAATCACATCATATgatagaagttttagactaaaTGAGAGAGAAGGTTTCAGTTTTagtaaagaaaatgataaaatggtCCAAGTAGGATAAGTGGTAAAGGGGTAGTAAATCAACCGCAAGGATATCATTACCCATTCTATAATTCCAAATATCACTTTCCTTATTAAATTCAGACTACGAAGTTAAACAAAAaaggatttgtttttcttattttaagtttttagtGCCGACGTGACATTTACTACATTAATTTGTGGTAGGCCCTACCTAGACGTCCGATGGGTGATCCATCGCTGTTTAAAATTAAACCGCGTATGACTTGAGCCTCCATATAGAACATCGAGTTACGAGTATGGAGTATCCCATCATGTTCATAACTGGCAGCGATGAAGAAGACCCTTTCACTGATGATCTCCTGCCTTATCTTGgccttctttttcctctctggTATGCCTCATCGTCATCAGTATCGAGATTTCTTCAACGTTTTATATATAGcttgaatagaaattttaattgcatatcttcttttgttttgtcaTTAAGCATTCATTTAGTTATAAACGCTTTAACTATTGGATTTATGTGTGGATGTATGTATTTTAGATATATGTATCAAGTAGGACTGTTTACCCGATCCCGAAAAGCAGATTTCCGAACAAACAATTCCGAAGTGGTCACGTTACCCCAAATTTCCGACCTGAGTCTGCTTCTGAAATCCAGATTTTCCAACCCGATCCTGCTTTCCAATCTAACACTAGCTAGCGGAGGAAGATACCGACTAGACTTGTTATTATCTGCACGAGCCCAGCTCCTAAACTCGTTTTCACTCTCGTTTGCATCTCTCAAGCTCGATCCCTTGATTCTCACTCGCTTGACTTTTCCGAAATGTTTGTACTTGACACCTTGGTGTTAGACTCAACACTTCTTTGCTGCCTCAACCTCCGATTCAACAGATGCTCATCCTCCAACTCAAGCCCCCTTTGCAAAATCGCAGATGCCTGTGCATTCGGCCTCTCCGCAACCCCCTGCCGCCTTGAGGTCGGGGACTGAGACTCCCTCAAAAAAGATGAACAAATAATTGAAACCGCGTGCAAACTTTCCTATTTAACACATGAGAAGCCCTTCTCTCATCCTATATATACAATAGAATTAATCCATTGGATTGTAATTGTGTGGTTAGGGCTAGAGGGAAGTTTTTATTCTCTCAAGTTTCACCCATCGCA
This is a stretch of genomic DNA from Carya illinoinensis cultivar Pawnee chromosome 15, C.illinoinensisPawnee_v1, whole genome shotgun sequence. It encodes these proteins:
- the LOC122296823 gene encoding protein FAR1-RELATED SEQUENCE 5-like, whose product is MEPNVGDKDLVEEPKEGMSFSSVEEVRTYYTKYAKQVGFGVTKRSSKVGDDGKVRYFTLACVRQGTSTSTSSNILKPRPMEHNGYKAKINVILGSEGEFCLTHVVLEHTHTLSPGKARYIRCHKRLDEPMKRRLEYNDMVGIQLSKNYNSCVVEVGGYENLTFGERDARNYIREVRLLRLGLGGAEALQNYFARMQAQNDGFYYVMDVDNETRLRNVFWADARSRVAYKSFGDVITFDTTYLTNAYKMPFAPFVGVNHHGQSILFGCGLISREDTDTFVWLFESWLKCMNGCAP
- the LOC122296824 gene encoding protein FAR1-RELATED SEQUENCE 5-like; translation: MQNAIAKVFPKSRHRFCLWHIMKKVPEKFGSHSQYDGIKSQLHRCVYDTLTPDEFECCWLQFLDNFDLHDNPWLEWLYSERHLWVPAYVRNKFWAGMSSTQRSEGMNAFFDDDVNSKTTLKQFVDQYDNALRRKIENELAVDFSSFHTQIPCITFYGIERQFQAAYTNEKFKEELRGLIYYCASMIRSERGMFTYHVADEIQVMDEFRKSTKYVVEFNEEECEVSCTCQLFAFKGILCRHVIRVLTLHNKEELPAKYFLDRWRKDMKRDYTLVRSSRDNLSHSPNAHRINKLNNAFYEISSIAGTSDEGCAKLMTQLSKLKLEWVDIQPVCDNHSIESLRVTKGFDKLKSHVAAHSKGRPISKRKQSTAKKAVNRLKARKTQRAQQNRRINRTAVGDFGSPSLAERDFPIASTAQSTVDEILHDESVVILQFCVYVLVNWEMKAAKGKEV